The Streptomyces sp. R28 region GCCCGGACAGGCATGGACCCCAGGTAGTCGGGTCCGGTCGTACGCCGATCAGTCGTACGCCGTCAGACGCGACGCTCAGACACCGAGCAGGTCGACCACGAAGATCAGGGTCTCACCGGGCTTGATCGCCGGGGTGGGGCTCTGGTTGCCGTAGGCGAGGTGGGCCGGGATGGTCAGCTGGCGGCGACCGCCGACCTTCATGCCCTGCACACCCTGGTCCCAGCCCTTGATGACGCGGCCGCCACCCAGCGGGAAGCGGAACGGCGTGCCGCGGTTCCAGCTGGCGTCGAACTCCTCACCCGTGCTGAAAGCGACACCCACGTAGTGGACGGTGACGGTCTGGCCCGCCTGCGCAACCGCGCCGTCGCCCTCCCAGATGTCCTTGATCTCGAGGTCCGCCGGGGGCTCGCCGCCCGGGAAGTCGATCTCGGGCTTGTCGATGCTCACGTCTTACGCTCCATGCTTGTTGTGGAAAGGCAACGGCCCCAGTCTTTCATCACCTCGGGCAGCCTCACATCTTCGCCAGGATGTCCACCGTGAAGACCAGCGTGGCTCCCTTGGCGATGCCGCTGCCCTGCGGCGGGTTGTCGCCGTAGCCCAGCTCCGGCGGGATGACGGTCAGCACCCGGCTGCCGACCTTCTTGCCGGTGAGCCCCTGCGACCAGCCCTTGACGACCTGCTGGAGCGAGAACGACGCGAGCTGCTTGTTGGCGTACGTCGAGTCGAACTCCTTGCCGGTGTCCCACTGCACGCCCTTGTACTGCACCAGCACCGAGTTCTCCGCGGCGACCTCGTCGCCGTCGCCCTCGATCACGTAGTTGGCGACGAGCTTCTTCGGCGGGTCCGTCTTGGGGATCTCGAGGGACGGCGCCTTGCCGTCGGTGTTGGTGCCGACCTTGGGCAGGTCGACGTTGTCCTGGGCGACGTCGGTGCCCTTGGCGGAGCTCTTGGTGCTGAACGTGTCCTGGATATCGAGCACGAACACCAGCGTGTCGGTGCCCTTGATCCCGGCCTGCGCGTTGCCCTCCTTGCCGTAGCCCCAGGTGGGAGGGACGGCCATCTCGACGCGGCTGCCGACCTTCTTGCCGGCCAGCCCGTACCGCCAGCCGTCGTAGATCTGGCCCTGGGCGAGCGGGACGAGCGCCGGCGTCTTGGCGTCGTAGGAGTTGATGAAGACCTTCGCGGTGTCCCAGGTCTGACCGAGGTAGTGGGCCTGGATGTAGTCGTTCTCCGCCACCACCTTGCCGCCGCCCGCGATGACCGTCTTCACCGCGAGGTCCTTCGACGGATCGCCGCTGCCCTTGGCGACCGTCGGCTTCTCACCGAACTTCGTGCCCGCGGTGATCGCCGGCAGCGGACCGTCCACGATCTTCGGCGACGGAGCGGCCGACGCCTCAGGAGTCGAGGGCGACGCACTGGCGTTTCCCTCGGCCGAGTCGGCCCCGTCGTCGTCGCCGCATCCGGCGAGCGTGACCAGTCCTGCGGGTACGGCGATGAGCAGTGAGCGTCGGCGCACGGTGGGGGCCTCGTAATCGTCGATCTTGTGGATGGCGTGCGCGCAACTCTACGGCGTGAGAAGGGCGCCGTACGGTAAACGTACGGCGCCCGTGTTGCGTTCCGGGATTTCGCCGGAACCCGGCACTCACATACCGGCGATGAGTTTCTCCACCCGGTCGTCCACCGAACGGAACGGGTCCTTGCACAACACCGTGCGCTGCGCCTGGTCATTGAGCTTCAGGTGGACCCAGTCGACGGTGAAGTCGCGGCGCTGTTCCTGGGCCCTGCGGATGAAGTCACCGCGCAGCCGGGCCCGAGTGGTCTGCGGCGGCACGGACTTGCCCTCGAAGATCTTCAAGTCGTTGCAGATACGCGCGGCTTGCCCCTTCTTCTCCAGCAGGTAGTACAGGCCGCGACGGCGATGGATGTCGTGGTAGGCGAGGTCTATCTGAGCGACCCGCGGATGCGACATGGTCATGTTGTGCTTGGCCCGGTACCGCTCGATGAGCTTGTACTTGATGACCCAGTCGATCTCGGTGCCGATCCGGTCGAGGTCCTCGGCCTCGATCGCGTCCAGCGTGCGGCCCCACAGCTCCAGGACCTGCTCGACCGTCCCGGTACGGATACCGCGGCGCTCGCAGAAGTCCACGGCCTTCTCGTAGTACTCGCGCTGCACCTCCAGCGCGGAGGCCTCCCGGCCGCTGGCCAGGCGCACCTTGCGGCGGCCCGTGATGTCGTGGCTGACCTCGCGGATCGCCCGGATCGGGTTCTCCAGGGTCAGGTCACGCATCACCGTGCCCGCCTCGATCATGCGCAGCACCAGGTCGGTGGCGCCGACCTTGAGCAGCATGGTCGTCTCGGACATGTTCGAGTCGCCCACGATGACGTGCAGGCGCCGGTAGCGCTCGGCGTCCGCGTGCGGCTCGTCGCGCGTGTTGATGATCGGCCGGGAACGGGTCGTCGCCGAGGAGACGCCCTCCCAGATGTGCTCCGCCCGCTGGCTCACGCAGTACACGGCACCACGCGGGGTCTGCAGGACCTTGC contains the following coding sequences:
- the pafA gene encoding Pup--protein ligase, which gives rise to MDRRIFGLENEYGVTCTFRGQRRLSPDEVARYLFRRVVSWGRSSNVFLRNGARLYLDVGSHPEYATPECDNVTELVTHDKAGERILEGLLVDAERRLHEEGIAGDVYLFKNNTDSAGNSYGCHENYLVARHGEFSRLADILIPFLVTRQLLCGAGKVLQTPRGAVYCVSQRAEHIWEGVSSATTRSRPIINTRDEPHADAERYRRLHVIVGDSNMSETTMLLKVGATDLVLRMIEAGTVMRDLTLENPIRAIREVSHDITGRRKVRLASGREASALEVQREYYEKAVDFCERRGIRTGTVEQVLELWGRTLDAIEAEDLDRIGTEIDWVIKYKLIERYRAKHNMTMSHPRVAQIDLAYHDIHRRRGLYYLLEKKGQAARICNDLKIFEGKSVPPQTTRARLRGDFIRRAQEQRRDFTVDWVHLKLNDQAQRTVLCKDPFRSVDDRVEKLIAGM
- a CDS encoding FKBP-type peptidyl-prolyl cis-trans isomerase, giving the protein MRRRSLLIAVPAGLVTLAGCGDDDGADSAEGNASASPSTPEASAAPSPKIVDGPLPAITAGTKFGEKPTVAKGSGDPSKDLAVKTVIAGGGKVVAENDYIQAHYLGQTWDTAKVFINSYDAKTPALVPLAQGQIYDGWRYGLAGKKVGSRVEMAVPPTWGYGKEGNAQAGIKGTDTLVFVLDIQDTFSTKSSAKGTDVAQDNVDLPKVGTNTDGKAPSLEIPKTDPPKKLVANYVIEGDGDEVAAENSVLVQYKGVQWDTGKEFDSTYANKQLASFSLQQVVKGWSQGLTGKKVGSRVLTVIPPELGYGDNPPQGSGIAKGATLVFTVDILAKM
- a CDS encoding FKBP-type peptidyl-prolyl cis-trans isomerase encodes the protein MSIDKPEIDFPGGEPPADLEIKDIWEGDGAVAQAGQTVTVHYVGVAFSTGEEFDASWNRGTPFRFPLGGGRVIKGWDQGVQGMKVGGRRQLTIPAHLAYGNQSPTPAIKPGETLIFVVDLLGV